Proteins encoded within one genomic window of Dyadobacter chenhuakuii:
- a CDS encoding RNA polymerase sigma factor encodes MSEKRPNIIQTVASYSKQLMGFIRQRVNTDEDAEDILQDVWFQLSSVPEIEAIEQIGSWLYRVARNRIIDKYRKQKPDSLEDYGYEDEEGEFYFKDILLADDGTPETVYMRELFWEQLGIALAELPENQRQVFVWNELEDQTFQEISDRTGENIKTLISRKRYAVQHLRRRLESVYQEFVNY; translated from the coding sequence AAGCAGCTAATGGGGTTTATCCGGCAACGGGTGAATACCGATGAGGATGCTGAGGATATTTTGCAGGATGTTTGGTTTCAGCTAAGCAGTGTCCCTGAGATTGAAGCCATTGAGCAGATCGGCAGCTGGTTGTATCGCGTGGCGCGCAACCGTATCATTGATAAATACCGGAAACAAAAACCGGATTCGCTGGAAGATTACGGCTACGAGGACGAGGAAGGTGAGTTCTATTTCAAAGACATCCTGCTAGCCGATGACGGCACACCCGAAACGGTTTATATGCGAGAGCTTTTCTGGGAGCAACTGGGCATCGCTCTGGCCGAGCTTCCCGAAAACCAGCGGCAAGTGTTTGTTTGGAATGAACTGGAGGATCAGACTTTTCAGGAAATTTCAGACCGCACGGGAGAGAATATCAAAACACTAATTTCCAGGAAACGTTATGCTGTCCAGCATTTGCGACGAAGACTGGAAAGCGTATATCAGGAATTTGTAAATTATTAA